The genomic region CGATCTTGCAAAGGAAATCGCGAGAAGACTCGGTGTTGAGCTGAAGATCGTCGATATGACCTTTGACGGACTCATTCCGAGCTTGCTCACAAAGAAGATCGACGTGATCATCTCCGGTATGACGATCACAGAGGAGAGAAAGAAGGTCGTGGCCTTCTCCGATCCGTACTTCGACGCGGGACAAGTCATCGTGGTGAGAAAGGACAGCGACTTCCGACCGAAGACCTACGAAGACCTCATAGGGAAAACCGTGGCCGTTCAGATCGGTACCACCGGAGACATAGAGGTTTCAAAGTACGAAGGCATCAAGGTCGTCAGGTTCGATAAATTCACGGACGCGTTCCTCGAACTGAAGAGAAACCGAGCAGACGCGGTGGTGCTGGACTCTGCCACGGCAAGGGCCTTTGTGGCGAAGAATCCGGATCTTGTCATCTCGAGTGGAGTGCTCTCCAGCGAGCAGTACGGCATCGCCGTGAGGAAAGAGGACACGGATCTTCTCGAGTTCATCAACGGCGTGTTGAGAGAACTCAAAAAGAGCCCGTACGACGTGCTCATAGAAAAATGGTTCTCAGAGTGATGGAGGAATGAAGGATGCCAGAATGGTTGAGAGTGATTGTGGATAATCTGCCGCTCCTTCTGAAGGGTGCCCTGCGCACCCTTCAGCTCACT from Thermotoga sp. Mc24 harbors:
- a CDS encoding basic amino acid ABC transporter substrate-binding protein, whose translation is MKKLLVVSILLVSIVIFSGVIDEIKSRGYLLVGLSADFPPFEFVDESGNIAGFDVDLAKEIARRLGVELKIVDMTFDGLIPSLLTKKIDVIISGMTITEERKKVVAFSDPYFDAGQVIVVRKDSDFRPKTYEDLIGKTVAVQIGTTGDIEVSKYEGIKVVRFDKFTDAFLELKRNRADAVVLDSATARAFVAKNPDLVISSGVLSSEQYGIAVRKEDTDLLEFINGVLRELKKSPYDVLIEKWFSE